Sequence from the Kineosporia succinea genome:
TGGGCTCAGTGGATGATTCGAGCCGTCCTCCGGCCTGTTTCAGCTCGGCGATGCACCGCAGCGACTCGACCAGGTTGCGGCCCCACCGCGACCAGCGCCAAACCACAACGGTGTTCGCCTCGCCGTCGCGAACCCGGTCGATCAGAGGCTGGATCTTCCGCTTGGTGAACGTCCGCCCGGAGAGGTCGAGGTCCATCACCGGCTCGCCGACGACCTCGTACCCCTCGCGGCGACAGTGCGAAAGACACTGCTCGATCTGGACTTCCGGTGAGATCGACTCTTCCTTGTACGTCGACTGCCGGACGTAGATCAGAGCCTTACGCGGTATGCGAGCCATACGACCACCCCCAATGTCTGATTTTAATACATTGGGTAGATTAACGACGGCTCTTGGACACCGGCGCCGGGTGGCGCATCGACTACGCCATCGCCTCGCCGGGCCTGGCGGCGCTCGCCACGACGGCTGAGGTCGATCTGGCACCGACCTACGCCGAGCGCTGGAGTGACCACTCGCCGGTGGTCGTGGACTTCGACCTGGGCTGATCGCGGAGACGACGTCCGGCGCTCGCGGGCGCGAGCCTAGAATGAGCCGATGTCGAAGCGTCTGTACGTGGGATGTGCGATGTGGACGCACAAGGCCTGGACCGGCCGGGTGGCCCCGAAGAACGCGCACGAGCGGCTGCGTTTCTATGCCGGCTGGTGCAACGCCGTCGAGGGCAACACCACGTTCTACGCCACGCCCACCCGCGAGACCGTGCAGTCGTGGGCCGGGCAGACCGGTGAGGACTTCCGGTTCGTGGTCAAGTTGCCCAAGGTGATCACGCACGAGCGACGCTTCCAGGGCATCGACGCCGACCTGAGTCAGTTTCTGCACGTCATCGAGCCGCTCGGGTCTCGGGTGCGGGCGCTCTGGATCCAGCTGCCGGGGTCGTTCGCGCCCGTCGACCTGCCCGCGCTCGAGGGGGTGCTGGCCAGGCTTCCCGACGAGCACCGCTACGCCGTGGAGGTACGGCACCCCCTGTTCTTCACCGACGGTCCCGAGGCGCGGCAGCTCGAGAAGATCTGTGGGGCAACGGGAACCGAGTGGGTGCCTTTCGACACCACCGCGTTCTTCGCGAAACCGCCGACCAGTGACGCGGAGCGGGAAGCCTGGGAGCGTAAACCGCGTCTGCCCAGGCGGGATCGGGCTCTGACCGAACAGCCGGTCGTCCGGTACCTGGGGCGTGACTCGAACGCCGAGACCGAGGCGGGCTGGCAGCACTGGGTGGACGTGGTGGCCGGGTGGGTGCGGGAGGGCCGGACCCCGACGTTCTTCCTGCACACCCCCGACAATGTCGATGCCCCCGCGCTGGCCCGGCGTTTCCACGACGAGGTGCGCACCCGCGTCCCCGATCTGGAACCGCTGCCCCGGCCGGAGGAGCCTCAGGAGCCGGGCACGTTGTTCTGACCACCACAACGGGCGTCACCCGAAAGAGCGAATAGCGTCACTCCGCTCACGTGACGCTCATGAGCCGCGGCCATCGACCGATCAATCTGGCGTGAGATCGAGACCCAGCCTGCCCCAGCAGGCCCGCCACGAGGCCGCCACGCGCCTCGTCGGCCTGGGTCTCTACCGCGAGGCCCAGAATCTGCTCAACCCCGACGACCTGGACGACGCCGAGCTGGGCATGCGTATCGCCCTGCTCGCGGGTGACCCGCGCGCGGGGGCGAAATTCCTCGGCCGTCGGATGATGGCGTCCAAGGCCCGCCCGGGCGAGATCGAGCTGATGCGCGGCTGCGTGACCATGGTCTCCGGCCGCGCCGAGGGGCTGGGCACGGCCCGCCTCGGGCTCGAGAAGCTCGGCGAACCGGCCGTGGACGACTGGGCCGTGTTCGCGGCGGCCTCGGCCCCGCACGATCTGGACGCCGCCGCCGAGGCGGCCTCGAAGGCGTCCGACCGCACCGACATCGCCGTGCTGGCGGTGATCGCCGCGGCCCGCGCGGCCGGCGGCGACGTGCACGGCGCCCACACCCTGCTCGAGGCCGCGGCCTGGAGCGGTGTCGGCGACGACCCCCGTCAGCGCGCGGTCGAGCTGCTCAAGGGGCACGGGCACGAGGGCGCGGTGGCCGAGCTCGACACGGTGCGGTTCCAGAAGCGGTCGCTGGGCGAGTCGTGGACCCGCCGGATGGACAGCTGGCGCCGCCGCCGCAACGACCGGGACCTGCGCTGCCGGTGCTCGGCCAGCCCGGTCTACGTGGGCGAGAGCTCGCGCTACTACGTGAACTGGCACCTCGAGCTGCTCGAGCACGTCGAGGTGGGCAAGCCCCCGGCCACCGGATCGGTCAAGGAGGCCCCCGTGTGGCGCGTGCTGTTCTGCGCGCGCAGCGGCGTTCGCTACCTCGACCGGGCCTCGATCCCGGTGTCGGTGCGGATCGGCGCGTTCAGCGAGCCGATGCAGCTCAGCTTCGAGGAGAGCGTCTAACGCCTGCGGCCGTACCTTCCGCGCAGGTAGGTCACGGAGGCGAGGACCCCGACCACGAGGATCAGGACGAGGACCTCGCGCCAGCTCAGTGACAGCATCAGTGCGCCAGGCCGGGAGCGGCCCGGAACACCTCTCCCTCGCCGGTGAGCGTGATGGGGCCGGCCGACGCGGTGACGAAGGCCGACTGCCCGGGCTCGACGGTGACCGAGACACCGTCGGACGTGACCGTGACCGAGCCCTTGGTGCCGAGCACGATCTGCGGGCCGCTCACGCTCGCGTCGGCCACCACCGGCGCGCCCTCGGCGACCGTGACGCGGCTGAGCTGGAAGTCGGTGACCGGCGGACGCCAGACGACCTGCTCGTCGCTGAGCTGACCGAGGTTCGCGTCTCCGGAGGCCAGCGGCCGGCTGTCGATCACGTCGAGCAGCTCCGGGACGTTGATCTCCTTGCTGGTCAGACCGCAGCGCAGGACGTTGTCGGAGCCGGCCATGATCTCCACGCCGAGACCGCTGAGGTACGCGTGGGGCACTCCGGCGGCGACGAACACGGTCTGACCGGGGGCCAGGCGCACCAGGTCGAGCAGCAGCGGCGCGAGCACCATCGGGTCGGCCGGGTGCAGGCCGATCAGGCGGTCGAGCCAGCCGAACACCTCGGGGTAGTCGGGGCTGCCCTCGGCGGCCAGACGGCTACTGCCGGCGGCGATCTCGGCGACGAGCGCGGCCCGGTCCTCCACCGGCCAGGTGATCAGCAGTTCCAGACCGGCGTGGAGCCGGGACTCGTCACCACCGGGGGCCTGCAGCACCTCGATCAGGCGCTCGAGCCGCGGGGCGCGCAGCCGGCTGAGCAGCATCGCGACCTGGGCCGGCGGGCGGAAACCGAAGAGGGCCTCGATCGGCTCGAGCGCGTAGAGCATCTCGGGCTTGTGGAACGGGTCGACGTAGGGCGACGCGGGACCCGGCGTGTACTTCGCCCGGGCGCGCTCGGAGGTGGGGTGCACCTGCACCGACAGCGGCCGGGCGATGGCCAGGATCTTGAACAGGTAGGGCAGGCGGGCGCCGAAGCGCTCCAGCACCTCGCGGCCGAGCACCTGCTCGCCGAAGCGCTCGATCGCCTCGGGCAGCGAGAGTTCCTGGCCGTCGGGCAGGACCAGCACGGAGGGCGCGGACGGGTGGGTGCCCATCCACAGCTCGGCCTCCGGGCCACCGCTGGGCGTGCGGCTCTGCAGCAGCGCGAGTGCCGACGGGGAACCCCAGTCGTAGTCACGGATCGCATTGCGCATCGCGGTCACCGCCGGAACCGCGGTGAGGGTGTGCTCGTTAGCCGAAGCGGTCCAGGCCGTCATGAGGCGCAGCCTACCTGCCCGCATGCCCGGTTCCGGCCGAGAAAGGTGTACTGGCCCCAGGTCCCGGCGAACGTCACCCGGTTGCGACGGGGTGATCACGGAGAGCTTCCGGGCGGTCGGAGCGGGGTGACGGGCCCCTCGCGCTCATCGGCACGAGCACCGGACACCCGCTATACCTCGTGGGTATAGGGGGGTGTGTTGTGCTCCAGCCCATGAGGATCCGAGCAGGTCGCAAAGACCCGAGTGGCCGACGCGGACGCGGTGGGTTCAGGGGACGCGGTGGGTTCAGGGGACGCGGTGGGTTCAGGGGACGTGGTGGGTTCAGGGGACGTGGTGGGTTCAGGGGACGTGGTGGGTTCAGGGGACGTGGTGGGTTCAGGGGACGTGGTGGGTTCAGGGGACGTGGTGGGTTCAGGGGACGTGGTGGGTTCAGGGGACGTGGTGGGTTCAGGGGACGCGGTGGGGTCAGGGGACGCGGTGGGTTCAGGGGACGCGGTGGGGTCCAAGGGGCGCGGGTGGTTCACGAGACGCGAGTAGCTCACGATGGCCGGAGCAGCGCCTCAGAGCCCGAGCGGCGGAGAAGACGTGACGTCGCGGGCGACGGTCAGCCCAGTACGGCCGGCTCGGAGTCGGCCGCCAGCATCAGCAGGTCGTCGGCGATCCGCCCGGGCTCGCTGGTGAGCAGGCGCGAGCCCTTGCCGTAGTACCAGCTGACCCGCGCCCGGGGCAGCCCGCCGAGCGCCTCGGCGATGCCGGTGCGGGTGGCGGTGCCCCCGCCGTCCGGGTCGGCCACGCCGTCGGGCGGCACCACCGGGCACAGCACCGTGGGTACGCCGACCAACGGGAACAGGGCCCGGGGCTCGCCCAGGAAGACCGAGTGCGCGATCGAGCGGCGGCGGGCGACGATCGGGTCGTGGCCCGGAAGGCCGAGTTCGGTGTCCGGGTGGGCGCTGGTCCAGAAGCGCTCGAACGTGGGGTAGCGCCAGGCCGGGCGGGTCCAGCCGCCGTCGATCAGGCAGAGCCCGGTGATGCCGTCGCGGCGGGCGGCCAGCGACAGGGCCACGTTCGCGCCCCAGCCGTGCCCGGCGACGATCGGGGTACGGGAACCCGTGTAGCCCAGTTGGTCGAGCAGGGTGGACAGGTCGTCGGCGCAGGTGTCGGTGTCGTAGCCGGAGCCCGGGGACTCGGAACGGCCGTGCCCGCGCAGGTCGACGGCGGCGATCTCGTGCCCGGCCTCGACCAGCCGCCCGGCCACCTGCCCCCACACCGAGGAGTCCGACGACTCACCGTGCACCAGCAGGAACGGACGCAGCGGGGCCTCGATCCGGGCCACCGCGAGGGCCGGTCCGTCGAGCAGCTGAACCGTCTGGACCTCGCCCTGTTCGACCGGCATGCCGCCCCCTCGTCCTTCGTGCAGAAGTCGCCGAATGTGACTCGACGACCGTAGATGATCCGAGACCCGCCCGCCCGGTGAGGACACGCGTCCCCAGGTGCCCTTTCACGAACGCCGATGAGGGACGCGTGGAGCGGCGCACCGGGGAGGGAAGAGTTCGCGCGGGACCCCGGGTGCCGGGGACGGACGCGACCGGGCGCGCCCATGGACAGCGGGACGCACCCGCGACCGGCCTCCCGGGAGAAGGTGCCAGAATGAGGGCCATGCCTGAACCTGGTCCCGCGCGCCCCCGGCTGCTGTCCGGCATGCAGCCGACGTCCGACTCCCTGCACCTGGGCAACTACATCGGCGCGCTGGTCAACTGGGTCGAGCTGCAGGAGCAGTTCGACGCCTACTTCTTCATCGCCGACCTGCACACGATCACGATGGGGCACGACCCGAAGGCCCTGCGCGCGCGCTCGCACCGCTACATCGCGCAGTACCTGGCCGCGGGTATCGACCCGTCGAAGTCCGTGCTGTTCGCGCAGAGCCACGTGCCGGAGCACCCACGCCTGTCCTGGGTGCTGGAGTGCCTGACCGGGTTCGGCGAGGCCGGCCGGATGACCCAGTTCAAGGACAAGTCGAGCAAGGAGGGCACCGAGGGCGCGACCGTCGGGCTCTTCACCTACCCGATCCTGCAGGCGGCCGACATCCTGCTCTACCGGCCCGCCCTGGTGCCGGTCGGCGAAGACCAGCGTCAGCACCTCGAGCTCACCCGCGACCTGGCCCAGCGCTTCAACAAGCGATTCGGCAAGACCTTCCGGGTGCCTGAGGCCCACATCGTCAAGGCCACCGCCAAGATCCTCGACCTGCAGCACCCCGAGAAGAAGATGAGCGGCAGCATCGGCGGTCCCGGCTGCCTGTGGCTGCTCGACGACCCGAAGGTCTCGGCCAAGAAGATCCGCTCGGCCGTCACCGACACCGGCCGCGACATCGTCTTCGACCCGGAGAACAAGCCCGGTGTCGCGAACCTGCTCACCATCCTCTCGGTGCTGGGCCACGAGCCGGTCGAGGCGCTGGAGGCGAAGTTCGTGGGCGCGGGCTACGGCGACCTGAAGAAGGAGGTCGCGGCCGCGTACGAGGAGTTCGCCGGTCCGATCGCCGAGAAGGCCAACGCCCTGATCGCCGATCCGGACACGCTCGACGACATCCTCGCCGACGGCGCCGCCAAGGCTCAGGAGACGACCGCACGGGTGCTCGCCGAGGTCTACGACCGGGTCGGGTTCCTGCCTCCCAAGCGGTGACCGAGCGGTGACCAACGCGGTGACCAAATCGGTGACGGAGCAGTGGTGAGGTGGTGACGAGGTGGTGACGGGGATCCCGGAGCCGGCCGGTGGCAGGCAACGCCGGGCCGCTCCGCCGACCATGAGCATGGCGGTCATCCGGCCGCTGTCCGAAGACGTGGTCACGATCGGCGTGGTGCTCGACATCCCGCAGCCGCACGCCGATTTCCTGCGGCAGTGCCGCGCCGACTTCGGCGACCCGCTGGCCGCGGAGATCCCGCCGCACGTCACGCTGCTGCCGCCCACCCAGGTGCCGGCCGACGACGACCGGGCGATTCAAGACCATCTGCGCGCGGTCACGTCGGTCACCCCTCCGTTCCGGATGACGCTGGCCGGTACCGGGTCGTTCCGGCCGATCTCGCCGGTGGTCTTCGTGACCCTCGAAGACGGCGCCGAGCACTGCGCCGACCTGCAGCGCCTGATCCGCACCGGCCCGCTGAAGCGCCCGCTCGAGTTCGACTACCACCCGCACGTCACGGTGGCCCACCACCTCGACGACGCCGCCATGGACCGGGCCGAGGCCGAGCTGGCCGGCTACCGGTCGAGTTTCGACGTCACCG
This genomic interval carries:
- a CDS encoding alpha/beta fold hydrolase, with the protein product MPVEQGEVQTVQLLDGPALAVARIEAPLRPFLLVHGESSDSSVWGQVAGRLVEAGHEIAAVDLRGHGRSESPGSGYDTDTCADDLSTLLDQLGYTGSRTPIVAGHGWGANVALSLAARRDGITGLCLIDGGWTRPAWRYPTFERFWTSAHPDTELGLPGHDPIVARRRSIAHSVFLGEPRALFPLVGVPTVLCPVVPPDGVADPDGGGTATRTGIAEALGGLPRARVSWYYGKGSRLLTSEPGRIADDLLMLAADSEPAVLG
- a CDS encoding DUF72 domain-containing protein codes for the protein MSKRLYVGCAMWTHKAWTGRVAPKNAHERLRFYAGWCNAVEGNTTFYATPTRETVQSWAGQTGEDFRFVVKLPKVITHERRFQGIDADLSQFLHVIEPLGSRVRALWIQLPGSFAPVDLPALEGVLARLPDEHRYAVEVRHPLFFTDGPEARQLEKICGATGTEWVPFDTTAFFAKPPTSDAEREAWERKPRLPRRDRALTEQPVVRYLGRDSNAETEAGWQHWVDVVAGWVREGRTPTFFLHTPDNVDAPALARRFHDEVRTRVPDLEPLPRPEEPQEPGTLF
- the trpS gene encoding tryptophan--tRNA ligase gives rise to the protein MPEPGPARPRLLSGMQPTSDSLHLGNYIGALVNWVELQEQFDAYFFIADLHTITMGHDPKALRARSHRYIAQYLAAGIDPSKSVLFAQSHVPEHPRLSWVLECLTGFGEAGRMTQFKDKSSKEGTEGATVGLFTYPILQAADILLYRPALVPVGEDQRQHLELTRDLAQRFNKRFGKTFRVPEAHIVKATAKILDLQHPEKKMSGSIGGPGCLWLLDDPKVSAKKIRSAVTDTGRDIVFDPENKPGVANLLTILSVLGHEPVEALEAKFVGAGYGDLKKEVAAAYEEFAGPIAEKANALIADPDTLDDILADGAAKAQETTARVLAEVYDRVGFLPPKR
- the manA gene encoding mannose-6-phosphate isomerase, class I, producing the protein MTAWTASANEHTLTAVPAVTAMRNAIRDYDWGSPSALALLQSRTPSGGPEAELWMGTHPSAPSVLVLPDGQELSLPEAIERFGEQVLGREVLERFGARLPYLFKILAIARPLSVQVHPTSERARAKYTPGPASPYVDPFHKPEMLYALEPIEALFGFRPPAQVAMLLSRLRAPRLERLIEVLQAPGGDESRLHAGLELLITWPVEDRAALVAEIAAGSSRLAAEGSPDYPEVFGWLDRLIGLHPADPMVLAPLLLDLVRLAPGQTVFVAAGVPHAYLSGLGVEIMAGSDNVLRCGLTSKEINVPELLDVIDSRPLASGDANLGQLSDEQVVWRPPVTDFQLSRVTVAEGAPVVADASVSGPQIVLGTKGSVTVTSDGVSVTVEPGQSAFVTASAGPITLTGEGEVFRAAPGLAH
- a CDS encoding 2'-5' RNA ligase family protein; the encoded protein is MVTGIPEPAGGRQRRAAPPTMSMAVIRPLSEDVVTIGVVLDIPQPHADFLRQCRADFGDPLAAEIPPHVTLLPPTQVPADDDRAIQDHLRAVTSVTPPFRMTLAGTGSFRPISPVVFVTLEDGAEHCADLQRLIRTGPLKRPLEFDYHPHVTVAHHLDDAAMDRAEAELAGYRSSFDVTGLNFYEHGKDGVWQLRRRFGLQGEPG